In the Sphingobacterium sp. PCS056 genome, CTTCTTTTCCTGGATCAGTAGGAGTCTGACTGCCATCGATGTCTACATTTACAGATCCCCCAGGTACAGTTGTCCAGTCTGTAATAGTACCATTGCCGGTTACTGCGACTTGGTTACCTCCATCATTTTTCAACAAAACAATATCGTAAGTATATTTCTTACCTGCTTCAAAGGTCGTATTAGCTGGCAAAGTCCATTTAAAGGTGCCTGATGCTAATGTAAAAACCAACTCTTTAGCAGAAAAATCACCAGGAAGCAGGATTGCTTCCACCAACTGTGCATCCGTTTGTGCTGTAGTTTTTGCTGTAACATTCTGCACAGCAGCAGCTCCGCTCAATATACCGGTCGCTAGATCTAATGCTGCTGTAGTATTGACATTACGGTAGACCACCTGTAGTCCATTTACATCTGTCAAACCATTTCCTGGTTTAACAGCTAATGCGACTTTAGTCAGTTTATGATTAAAAGTAAGATTAGCAGCTCCACTAGCTTTTGTCAAGCCTGTTGCATTGTTGGAGTAGAGCACATCAATAGCAGCTGGAGCACTCTGATCTGCGACGGTGACAGGCAATATCGCTCCTTCAAGATTTGTTGTATATGGATAGTATGCAATAAAATCTACTGATCCTGTCTGTGGATAGTTGATGATATCTGCTCCTTGTCCAGAGAAATTACCATTACCGCCAGTACTATATTTTTTATTGGCGGCTAATGGATTAGACAATCCATCACCTTGTTTCATAAATACACCTACAGCATCGTCAGCATCCCAAGCATTACCTGTGACACGTGTAGCTACGCTACCCGCAATCGAAGAAGTAAATTGCACCTGTGCGTTATCATTTGTTCCCAAATCGCGATAGTCATCGTTCTTACAAGAATGTCCTACAACAATCAGTGCCAGTGCAGCACCTAGAAATTGGTTCTTTTTCATGTTTTTTATATCTGAATAATTGATTTAATAATGTATGATCATATCGCTATTTACGCCATATCTGTGTATTGATAGTCGATTTAGTTTCCTGATCTAATGCAGGGAAAAATGTAAATCCAGTTTCTTTCTCCAGAGATTCAACCGTCACCGTATAGCTCATGTAATCTGTATTAGTCGGCGTCACATTGTTCATACGAAATCCTATAGTATAATAATCGGAACCTTTTTTCATAGCCAATACTTTGTAATAATATTTGGGTTTTGCGACATCTTTCCCAGAATTATCCTTCACATAATCGACGACCTTGTCTGTTGCGGTCGTGACCATCGCACCCGTCACTACATACATGGTATCTACTCCCGACTGGGTAGTCCAGGTACGGACTTTATTTTCAAGATCAGCCCATAAACCTTGATTTAAGGATCTATTCTGCGGCGTCATATTTGTATAATAGAACGTGGATGCATTTTCAGCGAAATCGTATGTCCGGTCTCCGCTCGGTAGCTGATGACCACGGTCGAGCAATAACGTCGCATTATTGGGATATCCCTTTTCGAGATTTGCTTGAAAATTTGATGAAAATGCGGGATCGTAGGCCCACACATCTGTCCGTTTCTGACTTCCGAGATAATCCTTGCTTAATGGATAAGCTACCCAATAAGCCACCTTATATTCGGTATCATACAACATGGAGTAATTTCTCTTTGTAGAAGACGACATTTTGAGATTGTACTTGACCGTGCCACTTTCTGATATTACCGGCAGCTCCATATAGGCTGCTGTAGGTTGCGGAGTAACAGTTCCGTCCTTCCCCAGTGTGATGTCATACTGATATCGGTAACCCTTTTCATAGCTTTTACCTTCACCTATGCTCCAAGTGTAAGATTTCCCATCGGCCTTTGTAAATACGATTTTATTTTCTGCCGTAAGTGTACCTGGGTAAATTGTCCATTCGACGATCATTTCATTCGTCGAATTCTGTGACACCCGAGCAGCAATATCTGTGTTTGTATTACCTTTTATCCATTGTCCCGAAGAAAGATTGAAACTCGCTCTCGATGGCAGGGCTATAAAATCAGCTTTTAAACCCTGTAGATCCGCTCCCTTAATTTTAAGTTCCAGTTTACTCATTTGTCTGTCAAACGATAAGGCTACCGGACCTTGCCCCGAAGTCAATCCTGTTGTATTTCGTGCTACCATGAAATCAAGTTGAGCTTGATTTTCCTGATTCTTGATGTCTAGTGAAGGTGTTAATGTACCATGCTCTTGATAAGGATAATATGCAACAAAACTCACTTTACTTCCTCGTGGAAATTCTAGCGAAGCCTGTGCATTTTGAGGTGAAAAATTACCATTACCAGGAGTTGTGTATGGTTGGTTAAAGCCATTGTTTACAATAGAAGCTTCGTTTAAAGCCATACCATTTTGGAACATAAAAATTCCAATGGCATCATGGGCACTCCATTGAGTTCCTTGAACTCTTGTTTGCGGAAGACCCGCAATTTTACTTGAAAAATATACCTGATTGGAGGTATACTTTGAAATTAGGTCAGTTTCCTTACGGCATGAAGAAAACATTAAAGCCACGCAGCCTAGCACATAAAGCCAGTTCTTTCTCATCTACTTAAATTAATATAATACCCAATAGGAGGTCGATTACGATGAATCAACACTCAAAATTAACGTTCCAAAAATAACATAAGGTTAATGCATTTTTAATATTTTATTAAGTTTTTTATCAAAAGATTTAATAAAATCAAGCACTGAACATCTGCAATTATCACCTAAATACGAGATCAATCATTAGTAATCAACTTATTAGAATCTATCATTCATCACAATTAATGACACGAACATAACTTAGAGCCATTTTTTTAGATGAAACATATTGATAATAGCGCGGAGCACAGAGCGGAAGATTATGGATTTTTATATTTAGCTAGCAAGAAAAAGAAAAGCATGACAACAACAGTCAAAACTTAACTTATTATTAATTTAAATCCATGATTTACA is a window encoding:
- a CDS encoding DNA/RNA non-specific endonuclease; its protein translation is MRKNWLYVLGCVALMFSSCRKETDLISKYTSNQVYFSSKIAGLPQTRVQGTQWSAHDAIGIFMFQNGMALNEASIVNNGFNQPYTTPGNGNFSPQNAQASLEFPRGSKVSFVAYYPYQEHGTLTPSLDIKNQENQAQLDFMVARNTTGLTSGQGPVALSFDRQMSKLELKIKGADLQGLKADFIALPSRASFNLSSGQWIKGNTNTDIAARVSQNSTNEMIVEWTIYPGTLTAENKIVFTKADGKSYTWSIGEGKSYEKGYRYQYDITLGKDGTVTPQPTAAYMELPVISESGTVKYNLKMSSSTKRNYSMLYDTEYKVAYWVAYPLSKDYLGSQKRTDVWAYDPAFSSNFQANLEKGYPNNATLLLDRGHQLPSGDRTYDFAENASTFYYTNMTPQNRSLNQGLWADLENKVRTWTTQSGVDTMYVVTGAMVTTATDKVVDYVKDNSGKDVAKPKYYYKVLAMKKGSDYYTIGFRMNNVTPTNTDYMSYTVTVESLEKETGFTFFPALDQETKSTINTQIWRK
- a CDS encoding fimbrillin family protein; the encoded protein is MKKNQFLGAALALIVVGHSCKNDDYRDLGTNDNAQVQFTSSIAGSVATRVTGNAWDADDAVGVFMKQGDGLSNPLAANKKYSTGGNGNFSGQGADIINYPQTGSVDFIAYYPYTTNLEGAILPVTVADQSAPAAIDVLYSNNATGLTKASGAANLTFNHKLTKVALAVKPGNGLTDVNGLQVVYRNVNTTAALDLATGILSGAAAVQNVTAKTTAQTDAQLVEAILLPGDFSAKELVFTLASGTFKWTLPANTTFEAGKKYTYDIVLLKNDGGNQVAVTGNGTITDWTTVPGGSVNVDIDGSQTPTDPGKEETLFLETFGDPDPKASKKDRIGTYAGYTATGVTYSDLYTATYADVRATSTINGHVWLPANKDTGFKIEGINAAGVTNLKLSYKLAGNAVSLPMTGVKVRVNGVELAVPTGVLGAEANTFSTIDISGIANSNSITLEFSSEETDNTNGYRIDDIKLVGTK